The following proteins are co-located in the Manihot esculenta cultivar AM560-2 chromosome 9, M.esculenta_v8, whole genome shotgun sequence genome:
- the LOC110622836 gene encoding UBP1-associated protein 2B, with the protein MAKKRKNNSKSTEPDEPPKKQQQKQKQKQEIVEHDNEEEEYEEFEEEVDEMEEEGDKEEDYSQLNSQNYISSDLNQVGGSDYDEEDEPIENLLEPFGKEQLASLLQDVAHIHQDVADEIRRMADKDPMHRKIFVHGLGWDTNTETLMNAFKPYGEIEECKAVCDKVSGKSKGYGFVLFRKRSGARKALKQPQKKIGNRMTACQLASIGPVPAVGAAAPAQQGSEYNQRKIYVSNVGSDVDPQKLTTFFSKYGEIEEGPLGLDKATGKPKGFCLFVYRTITSAKKALEEPHKNFEGHIIHCQKAIDGPKPGKNVQQKQQHNVQNSHFQRNDNPAYVGGTVPGPAHLMAPSARPGTGFNQGAGSAAAPALNPALGQALTALLATQGAGFGLTNLLGTLGSAASVSQVGVPVAAPGMQGVYGNPTSISPGVIGSYGNQGVMQGGYTNQQLGQGSSGKGQHGLGQYGGVAPYMGQ; encoded by the coding sequence ATGGCTAAGAAGCGAAAGAACAATTCCAAATCCACGGAACCTGATGAACCCCCAAAAAAGCagcaacaaaaacaaaaacagaAACAAGAAATTGTAGAACACGAcaatgaagaagaagagtatGAGGAATTTGAAGAAGAGGTAGATGAGATGGAAGAAGAGGGTGATAAAGAAGAAGATTACTCTCAGCTGAATAGTCAGAATTATATCTCATCAGATCTCAATCAAGTTGGCGGCAGTGACTATGACGAAGAAGATGAACCCATAGAGAACCTTCTTGAGCCATTTGGCAAAGAACAACTTGCCAGTTTACTTCAAGATGTAGCACATATTCATCAGGATGTTGCAGATGAGATACGGAGGATGGCTGATAAGGACCCAATGCATCGAAAGATCTTTGTGCACGGCCTTGGCTGGGATACCAACACTGAGACCCTCATGAATGCCTTTAAGCCCTATGGCGAGATTGAGGAGTGCAAGGCAGTGTGTGATAAGGTATCAGGTAAATCCAAAGGCTATGGGTTTGTCCTTTTTAGGAAGCGAAGTGGGGCTCGCAAAGCCCTCAAGCAACCTCAGAAGAAGATTGGCAATCGGATGACTGCCTGCCAGCTCGCTTCTATCGGCCCCGTTCCAGCAGTTGGGGCAGCAGCCCCTGCGCAACAAGGGTCCGAGTATAATCAGAGGAAGATTTATGTGAGCAATGTCGGGTCTGATGTGGATCCACAAAAGCTGACTACCTTCTTTTCCAAGTATGGAGAGATTGAGGAAGGTCCACTTGGACTAGACAAGGCCACTGGTAAGCCCAAGGGATTCTGTTTGTTTGTGTACAGGACCATTACGAGTGCCAAGAAGGCACTTGAAGAGCCACACAAGAACTTCGAGGGTCACATTATTCATTGCCAAAAAGCCATTGATGGGCCTAAACCTGGGAAAAATGTGCAGCAGAAACAGCAGCACAATGTGCAGAACTCTCATTTTCAGAGGAATGACAATCCTGCCTATGTTGGTGGAACTGTTCCAGGGCCAGCCCACCTGATGGCACCTTCAGCTCGACCTGGAACTGGTTTTAACCAGGGTGCAGGATCTGCAGCTGCGCCTGCTTTGAACCCTGCACTTGGACAGGCACTGACGGCCTTGCTTGCGACTCAGGGTGCTGGATTTGGCCTCACTAATCTATTAGGAACTCTGGGCTCTGCTGCTTCTGTTAGCCAGGTTGGTGTGCCTGTTGCAGCACCTGGAATGCAGGGTGTCTATGGTAACCCAACAAGTATAAGCCCTGGTGTGATTGGATCTTATGGGAATCAGGGTGTGATGCAGGGTGGGTACACAAATCAGCAGCTGGGACAGGGTAGTTCTGGAAAAGGGCAGCATGGTCTTGGGCAATATGGTGGTGTTGCGCCTTACATGGGTCAGTAG
- the LOC110622189 gene encoding endoplasmic reticulum-Golgi intermediate compartment protein 3: protein MGVKQAIKSLDAFPRAEEHLLQKTQSGALVSIIGLVIMATLFLHELTYYLTTYTVHQMSVDLKRGETLPIHINITFPSLPCDVLSVDAIDMSGKHEVDLDTNIWKLRLNSYGNIVGTEYLSDLVEKEHADHKHDDDKDHHEDSDTKLHAHGFDQEAETLIKKVKNAMANGEGCRVYGVLDVQRVAGNFHISVHGLNIFVAQTIFEGPSHVNVSHIIHDLSFGPKYPGLHNPLDGTTRILHDTSGTFKYYIKIVPTEYRYISKEVLPTNQFSVTEYYSPMNGYDSRTWPAVYFLYDLSPITVTIREERRSFLHFITRLCAILGGTFALTGMLDRWMYRFIEAVTKPKTRFR from the exons ATGGGAGTTAAACAGGCGATAAAGAGCCTGGATGCGTTTCCTCGCGCAGAAGAACATTTATTGCAGAAAACGCAATCTGGAGCTCTTG TTTCCATTATTGGGCTTGTTATAATGGCTACATTATTCTTGCACGAGTTGACATATTATCTAACTACCTACACGGTTCATCAG ATGTCAGTGGACTTGAAGCGTGGAGAAACACTTCCAATTCACATAAATATTACATTTCCTTCTTTACCTTGTGATG TATTGAGCGTGGATGCAATTGACATGTCAGGCAAGCATGAAGTAGATCTTGATACAAACATATGGAAA CTTCGCTTGAACAGTTATGGTAATATCGTTGGCACTGAATATTTGTCTGACCTTGTAGAAAAGGAGCATGCTGATCACAAACATG ATGATGATAAAGATCACCATGAGGATTCCGACACGAAACTTCATGCTCATGGCTTTGATCAAGAAGCTGAAACTCTGATAAAAAAGGTTAAAAATGCAATGGCTAATGGAGAAGGATGCAGG GTTTATGGTGTTCTCGATGTCCAAAGGGTTGCAGGAAATTTTCATATTTCTGTTCATGGGCTAAATATTTTTGTTGCTCAAACG ATTTTTGAAGGGCCTTCACATGTCAATGTGAGTCACATTATTCATGACTTATCATTTGGACCAAAGTACCCTGGACTTCACAACCCTCTGGATGGAACAACACGAATTCTGCATGATACAAGTGGAACATTCAAATACTACATTAAG ATTGTTCCAACTGAATATAGATACATTTCTAAAGAAGTTTTGCCAACCAACCAATTCTCTGTTACCGAGTATTATTCCCCCATGAATGGATATGATAGTAGGACATGGCCAG CTGTTTACTTCTTGTATGATTTGTCACCCATCACAGTGACAATCAGAGAAGAACGACGTAGTTTCCTCCATTTTATCACTCGGCTTTGTGCAATTCTAGGTGGTACATTTGCTTTGACAG GAATGCTAGATAGATGGATGTACAGGTTTATTGAGGCGGTAACAAAACCAAAAACTAGATTCCGATAG